Proteins from a single region of Lelliottia sp. JS-SCA-14:
- the erpA gene encoding iron-sulfur cluster insertion protein ErpA, giving the protein MSDDVALPLQFTEAAAIKVKSLIADENNPELKLRVYITGGGCSGFQYGFTFDDQINDGDMTIEKQGVALVVDPMSLQYLVGGAVDYTEGLEGSRFVVTNPNAKSTCGCGSSFSI; this is encoded by the coding sequence ATGAGTGATGACGTAGCGCTGCCGTTGCAGTTTACCGAAGCAGCAGCCATTAAAGTGAAAAGCCTGATTGCGGATGAAAATAATCCGGAGCTGAAACTGCGCGTATATATTACCGGCGGCGGTTGCAGCGGCTTCCAGTATGGTTTTACCTTCGACGATCAGATCAACGACGGAGATATGACGATTGAGAAGCAGGGCGTCGCGCTGGTCGTTGACCCGATGAGCCTGCAGTATCTGGTTGGCGGCGCGGTGGATTACACCGAAGGCCTGGAAGGCTCGCGCTTTGTGGTGACTAACCCGAACGCGAAAAGCACCTGCGGGTGTGGTTCTTCGTTCAGCATTTAA
- a CDS encoding TRIC cation channel family protein, with protein MLVYWLDILGTAVFAISGVLLAGKLRMDPFGVLVLGVVTAVGGGTIRDMALDHGPVFWVRDPTDLVVAMVTCLLTIVLVRQPRRLPKWILPVLDAVGLAVFVGIGVNKAFMAGTGPLVAICMGVLTGVGGGIIRDILAREIPMILRTEIYATACIIGGIVHATAFYTFGVELETAAMIGMVVTLVIRLAAIRWHLKLPTFALDENGR; from the coding sequence ATGCTCGTTTATTGGCTGGATATCCTTGGCACAGCCGTTTTTGCTATCTCCGGCGTTCTGCTTGCGGGCAAGCTGCGCATGGATCCGTTTGGCGTGTTAGTGCTCGGCGTAGTGACGGCCGTCGGCGGGGGAACGATCCGCGACATGGCCCTCGATCATGGCCCGGTGTTTTGGGTCAGAGATCCCACGGATCTGGTGGTGGCGATGGTGACCTGTCTGTTGACGATCGTGCTGGTGCGCCAGCCGCGCCGTTTACCGAAATGGATCCTGCCGGTGCTGGATGCCGTCGGCCTGGCAGTGTTTGTCGGCATCGGCGTCAATAAAGCCTTTATGGCAGGTACTGGCCCGCTGGTGGCGATTTGCATGGGCGTCCTGACCGGCGTCGGCGGCGGGATCATCCGCGATATTCTGGCCCGCGAAATCCCGATGATTCTGCGCACCGAAATCTACGCCACCGCCTGTATCATCGGCGGCATTGTCCACGCGACAGCGTTCTACACCTTTGGCGTTGAGCTGGAAACCGCGGCGATGATCGGCATGGTGGTCACGCTGGTGATTCGTCTGGCGGCCATTCGCTGGCACCTGAAATTGCCGACGTTTGCCCTTGATGAGAATGGGCGTTGA
- the btuF gene encoding vitamin B12 ABC transporter substrate-binding protein BtuF — translation MAKFSRALVALFLLAPAWLFAAPRVITLSPANTELAFAAGITPVGVSSFSDYPPEAKKIEEVSTWQGMNLERIVALKPDLVLAWRGGNAERQVNQLSSLGIKVLWVDAISIEQVAQALRELAPWSPTPKKAEQAAQQLLNDYAALKAKYDTPNKKRVFLQFGSQPLFTTGKGSIQNQVLEVCGGENIFAASRVPWPQVSREQVLARQPQAIVVIGNASEIPKIEQFWQSQLKIPVIALHSDWFERASPRIILAAKQLCSALAQGQ, via the coding sequence GTGGCTAAGTTTTCAAGGGCGCTGGTCGCCCTCTTTTTGCTGGCCCCGGCGTGGCTTTTCGCTGCACCGCGAGTCATTACCCTCTCCCCCGCCAATACGGAACTGGCTTTTGCTGCCGGGATCACCCCTGTGGGCGTCAGCAGCTTTTCCGACTACCCACCCGAAGCGAAAAAGATTGAAGAGGTCTCGACCTGGCAGGGGATGAACCTTGAGCGGATCGTGGCGCTCAAGCCTGATCTGGTGCTGGCCTGGCGCGGCGGGAATGCCGAGCGACAGGTCAATCAACTCTCCTCACTGGGCATCAAAGTGCTGTGGGTCGATGCCATCAGCATTGAGCAAGTCGCGCAGGCGTTACGCGAGTTAGCCCCCTGGAGCCCAACGCCGAAAAAGGCCGAACAGGCCGCACAGCAGCTGCTGAACGACTATGCTGCCCTCAAGGCGAAGTACGACACCCCAAATAAAAAGCGCGTGTTCCTGCAGTTTGGCAGCCAGCCGCTGTTTACCACCGGAAAAGGTTCGATCCAGAACCAGGTTCTGGAGGTGTGCGGCGGTGAAAATATCTTTGCCGCCAGCCGCGTTCCCTGGCCGCAGGTCAGCCGCGAACAGGTGCTGGCGCGTCAGCCACAGGCCATTGTGGTGATTGGGAATGCGAGTGAGATTCCGAAAATTGAACAATTCTGGCAAAGCCAGCTAAAAATTCCGGTTATAGCCCTGCACAGTGACTGGTTTGAACGCGCAAGCCCGCGTATTATCCTCGCCGCAAAACAACTCTGCTCTGCCCTCGCGCAGGGCCAGTAA